From Herbiconiux flava, one genomic window encodes:
- a CDS encoding SseB family protein produces MASRRPAFPKSYSNRPLRKALETFAALPNRTTLDALLTAMRTGGLVVDITGTTDAADPQLRTVLSTTGELVLPLFTSIAELRLAVPEEQRAAAQAMILPAPDALALVSTADFVAVQFDAGTLGQVVKREFVEA; encoded by the coding sequence GTGGCTTCCCGCAGACCCGCCTTCCCCAAGTCGTACTCGAACCGGCCGCTGCGCAAGGCGCTCGAGACCTTCGCGGCACTGCCGAACCGCACGACGCTCGACGCCCTCCTGACGGCGATGCGCACGGGCGGCCTCGTGGTCGACATCACCGGCACGACGGATGCGGCCGACCCTCAGCTGCGCACGGTCCTGTCCACGACGGGTGAGCTGGTGCTGCCGCTGTTCACCTCCATCGCCGAGCTGCGGCTCGCCGTCCCCGAGGAGCAGCGGGCCGCCGCCCAGGCGATGATCCTGCCGGCTCCGGATGCGCTGGCCCTCGTCTCGACCGCCGACTTCGTCGCCGTGCAGTTCGACGCCGGAACACTGGGCCAGGTCGTCAAGCGCGAGTTCGTCGAGGCGTGA
- a CDS encoding MBL fold metallo-hydrolase — MLLTVLGTATPYPRPDDPCSGYLLQGEPSAHGGRTTVWIDAGTGTFAGLQRHVDLDRLDGIVISHRHADHSADLLVAYYALRFSEHRPSGPIPLIAPEGMLERLAAYLGPNSVDELPRVFEHRPMSGFGDARIGSLSLSWGPVQHGVPAFGLTVEEGGRRFAYSGDSAPCLSLEEIGERADLFLVEAGYDREPDGVPAHHTPEDAGRTATAAGAARLVLTHRAETVTGEQARARASAHFDGPIDVAVPGLALQV; from the coding sequence ATGCTCCTCACCGTGCTCGGCACCGCGACCCCCTACCCGCGACCCGACGACCCCTGCTCGGGGTACCTGCTGCAGGGCGAGCCCTCGGCGCACGGCGGGCGCACGACCGTCTGGATCGACGCCGGCACCGGCACCTTCGCCGGACTGCAGCGGCACGTCGACCTCGACCGGCTCGACGGGATCGTGATCTCGCACCGGCACGCCGACCACTCGGCCGACCTGCTGGTCGCGTACTACGCCCTGCGCTTCTCCGAGCACCGGCCGAGCGGACCGATCCCGCTGATCGCCCCGGAGGGCATGCTCGAGCGCCTCGCCGCCTACCTCGGCCCGAACTCGGTCGACGAGCTGCCGCGGGTGTTCGAGCACCGGCCGATGAGCGGCTTCGGGGACGCGAGGATCGGCAGCCTCTCGCTCTCGTGGGGGCCGGTGCAGCACGGGGTCCCGGCGTTCGGGCTCACGGTTGAGGAGGGCGGCCGTCGCTTCGCCTACTCGGGCGACTCGGCACCCTGCCTGTCGCTCGAGGAGATCGGCGAGCGGGCCGACCTCTTCCTGGTGGAGGCCGGCTACGACCGGGAGCCCGACGGCGTGCCGGCGCACCACACCCCCGAGGACGCCGGTCGCACCGCCACGGCGGCGGGGGCCGCGCGGCTCGTGCTGACGCATCGCGCCGAGACGGTGACGGGCGAGCAGGCGCGGGCACGCGCATCCGCTCACTTCGACGGGCCCATCGACGTGGCGGTGCCGGGGCTCGCGCTGCAGGTCTAG
- the nucS gene encoding endonuclease NucS, whose product MRLVIATCSVDYAGRLSAHLPLAKRLLMLKSDGSILVHSDGGSYKPLNWMSPPCSITVQEPDADQAEAGITELWKVTQKKTDDVLVVSLYDIEHDSAHELGIDPGLVKDGVEAHLQKLLAEQIDLLGDGHTLVRREYMTAIGPVDILARDSAGASVAVEIKRRGDIDGVEQLTRYLELMNRDPHLAPVQGVFAAQEIKPQARTLALDRGIRCVTLDYDAMRGLDDADSRLF is encoded by the coding sequence GTGCGTCTCGTCATTGCCACCTGTTCCGTCGACTACGCCGGCCGCCTCAGCGCCCACCTCCCGCTCGCGAAGCGGCTGCTGATGCTGAAGAGCGACGGCAGCATCCTGGTGCACTCCGACGGCGGCAGCTACAAGCCGCTGAACTGGATGAGCCCGCCCTGCAGCATCACCGTGCAGGAGCCCGACGCCGACCAGGCCGAGGCGGGTATCACCGAGCTCTGGAAGGTGACGCAGAAGAAGACCGACGACGTGCTCGTCGTCTCCCTCTACGACATCGAGCACGACTCGGCGCACGAGCTCGGCATCGACCCGGGTCTCGTCAAGGACGGCGTCGAGGCGCACCTGCAGAAGCTCCTCGCCGAGCAGATCGACCTCCTCGGCGACGGCCACACGCTGGTGCGACGCGAGTACATGACCGCGATCGGCCCCGTCGACATCCTGGCGCGCGACTCGGCCGGGGCATCCGTCGCCGTGGAGATCAAGCGCCGCGGCGACATCGACGGCGTCGAGCAGCTCACCCGCTACCTCGAGCTGATGAACCGCGACCCGCACCTCGCCCCCGTGCAGGGCGTCTTCGCCGCGCAGGAGATCAAGCCGCAGGCGCGCACGCTGGCACTCGACCGCGGCATCCGCTGCGTCACGCTCGACTACGACGCGATGCGCGGCCTCGACGACGCCGACTCCCGCCTCTTCTGA
- a CDS encoding choice-of-anchor D domain-containing protein: MFSLHRSRTAAVLAGVLLAAGMFGGVVAPASAAPGDQISVSLPVLTPDFGYVKQGSVIPRTIELLNDGIDSITIDPAPLSALTSPFALSSTTIVGGNVIAPGQRRTISVTLTAPPAPTVANQAVTLMLVSNDRVGSMPLTLNFHSESLTTARAHFDIATPDGSATLGFGSVKLGTAVTRRLTLTVGGIDPLSFGEGDVKVTDSSGATVGAVRVTGSSFGAGTTYRPMESATVDLTFTPTAAGTFSGAVTITGRTMNGNPEAPSVVVALPFTAAATAVPTPTPTPTATATPTPTSTATPQPTSTSTATPSASGAPGAGGSGSAGSGSGSSRGGSTGPGASLASTGAAPMVASGFGLVMLVGGAAAVVLGIRRRRLHG, from the coding sequence ATGTTCTCTCTGCATCGTTCCCGTACCGCCGCCGTCCTCGCGGGGGTGCTGCTGGCCGCGGGGATGTTCGGCGGCGTCGTCGCGCCCGCCTCCGCTGCCCCCGGCGACCAGATCTCGGTCTCGCTTCCGGTTCTCACTCCTGACTTCGGGTACGTCAAGCAGGGGAGCGTCATCCCGCGCACGATCGAGCTACTGAACGACGGCATCGACTCGATCACGATCGATCCGGCACCGCTCTCGGCGCTCACCTCGCCGTTCGCCCTCTCCTCGACCACGATCGTGGGCGGGAACGTGATCGCTCCCGGCCAAAGGCGCACGATCTCGGTCACCCTCACGGCGCCGCCGGCCCCGACGGTCGCGAATCAGGCGGTGACGCTGATGCTCGTGTCGAACGACCGGGTCGGATCGATGCCGCTCACCCTGAACTTCCACTCGGAGTCGCTGACGACCGCACGGGCGCACTTCGACATCGCGACTCCGGACGGGTCGGCGACGCTCGGGTTCGGGTCGGTGAAGCTCGGCACGGCTGTGACCCGGCGGCTGACCCTGACGGTCGGTGGCATCGATCCGCTGTCGTTCGGCGAGGGCGACGTCAAGGTCACCGACAGCAGCGGGGCCACCGTGGGTGCCGTGCGGGTGACGGGGTCGTCGTTCGGCGCCGGCACGACCTACCGGCCGATGGAGAGTGCGACCGTCGACCTGACCTTCACCCCGACGGCGGCGGGCACCTTCTCGGGCGCCGTCACCATCACCGGGCGCACGATGAACGGCAACCCCGAGGCGCCGAGCGTCGTCGTGGCTCTGCCGTTCACGGCGGCGGCGACCGCGGTGCCGACTCCGACGCCCACGCCGACAGCCACCGCCACTCCCACCCCGACGTCGACCGCCACTCCTCAGCCGACCTCGACGTCCACCGCCACGCCGTCGGCATCGGGCGCGCCTGGTGCCGGCGGCTCGGGGTCGGCCGGCAGCGGATCCGGCAGCAGTCGGGGCGGCAGCACGGGCCCGGGCGCATCGCTCGCGAGCACCGGGGCGGCCCCGATGGTGGCGTCGGGCTTCGGCCTCGTGATGCTCGTCGGTGGTGCCGCGGCGGTGGTGCTGGGCATCCGTCGCCGTCGTCTGCACGGCTGA
- a CDS encoding MFS transporter, translated as MTTTTLTLRQLHAWRNAIFVIFALSGVSIASWVARLPAVRDQLGIDTAQVGLLIFAMSAGSVIGLIAAPPIMARIGARAGMVIVLGLVSVGLVGIGLGTDTLVSPAVVAIGLAFFGFGNGAVDVMMNVEGAAAERAIGKTLMPLMHAFFSFGTVAGAGIGALASALSVPVIAHLAVMAVVVLVAVVVAIRFVPKGVEAAELDDTPKKPLRERLVESLGVWRDLRLLAIGLIMLGMAFAEGSANDWLAIAMVDGYDQSNTTGAIAFGVFTVSMTVGRVAGGPVLDRFGRVPVLRVSAALAVLGLLLFIFAPAPWLAFVGAAFWALGSSLGFPVGMSAAADTPDPQRSAARVSAVAIIGYTAFLVGPPVIGLLGHEFGILNGLLLVLVLVVLAGLASPAARERAPLEAAPSP; from the coding sequence ATGACGACCACGACGCTCACGCTCCGTCAGCTGCACGCCTGGCGCAATGCGATCTTCGTCATCTTCGCCCTGAGCGGCGTCTCCATCGCGAGCTGGGTCGCCCGCCTGCCGGCCGTGCGCGACCAGCTCGGCATCGACACCGCGCAGGTGGGCCTGCTCATCTTCGCCATGTCGGCCGGCTCGGTGATCGGGCTCATCGCGGCGCCGCCGATCATGGCGCGCATCGGAGCCCGGGCCGGCATGGTGATCGTGCTGGGCCTCGTCTCGGTGGGCCTCGTCGGCATCGGCCTCGGCACCGACACCCTCGTCAGCCCCGCCGTCGTCGCGATCGGCCTCGCATTCTTCGGCTTCGGCAACGGAGCGGTCGACGTGATGATGAACGTCGAGGGCGCCGCCGCCGAGCGCGCGATCGGCAAGACGCTGATGCCCCTCATGCACGCCTTCTTCAGCTTCGGAACCGTGGCCGGCGCCGGCATCGGGGCCCTCGCCTCCGCTCTCTCGGTGCCCGTGATCGCCCACCTCGCCGTGATGGCCGTCGTGGTGCTCGTGGCGGTGGTCGTGGCCATCCGCTTCGTGCCGAAGGGGGTCGAGGCCGCCGAGCTCGACGACACGCCGAAGAAGCCGCTGCGCGAGCGCCTCGTCGAGTCGCTCGGCGTCTGGCGCGATCTTCGGCTGCTCGCCATCGGCCTGATCATGCTCGGCATGGCTTTCGCCGAAGGCTCGGCGAACGACTGGCTCGCCATCGCCATGGTCGACGGCTACGACCAGTCCAACACCACGGGCGCGATCGCGTTCGGCGTGTTCACGGTCTCGATGACCGTCGGTCGTGTCGCGGGTGGGCCGGTGCTCGACCGCTTCGGGCGGGTGCCGGTGCTGAGGGTGAGTGCAGCCCTGGCCGTGCTCGGCCTGCTGCTGTTCATCTTCGCCCCCGCACCCTGGCTCGCCTTCGTCGGCGCGGCGTTCTGGGCGCTCGGGTCGTCGCTCGGCTTCCCGGTCGGCATGTCGGCCGCCGCCGACACCCCCGACCCGCAGCGTTCGGCCGCCCGCGTCAGCGCGGTCGCGATCATCGGCTACACCGCGTTCCTCGTGGGCCCGCCGGTGATCGGCCTGCTCGGTCACGAGTTCGGCATCCTGAACGGGCTGCTGCTCGTGCTGGTGCTCGTCGTGCTCGCGGGCCTCGCCTCCCCGGCCGCGCGGGAGCGCGCTCCCCTCGAGGCCGCGCCCAGCCCCTGA
- a CDS encoding HAD hydrolase-like protein — protein MTQQNPSKPWSCILFDLDGTITDSAPGIIGRLSRTLQAMGRPVPLPAELVAFVGPPILDGFRDVASMTEAEAREALVVYRGLAASEGPQDDARVYPGMIGLVRALHAAGIPLAIATSKSETQALRILEHLDVADCFEVICGSSEDETRSAKADVVEEALRRLREQSIDLTNIVMVGDREHDIIGAAAHGVPVIMVEWGYGSPAESVGAIGVVHSVDQLRTALL, from the coding sequence GTGACTCAGCAGAACCCGTCCAAGCCGTGGTCGTGCATCCTCTTCGACCTCGACGGAACCATCACCGACTCCGCCCCGGGGATCATCGGCCGGCTCTCGCGCACCCTGCAGGCGATGGGGCGGCCGGTGCCGCTGCCTGCGGAGCTGGTGGCGTTCGTGGGGCCGCCGATCCTCGACGGGTTCCGTGACGTGGCGTCGATGACGGAGGCCGAGGCGCGCGAGGCGCTCGTCGTGTATCGCGGGCTCGCCGCCTCGGAGGGCCCGCAGGACGACGCCCGCGTGTACCCGGGGATGATCGGGCTCGTGCGCGCCCTGCACGCCGCGGGCATCCCGCTCGCGATCGCGACCTCGAAGTCGGAGACGCAGGCGCTGCGCATCCTCGAGCACCTCGACGTGGCCGACTGCTTCGAGGTGATCTGCGGCTCGTCGGAGGACGAGACCCGCAGCGCGAAGGCCGATGTCGTGGAGGAGGCGCTCCGTCGCCTGCGCGAGCAGTCGATCGACCTGACGAACATCGTGATGGTGGGCGACCGCGAGCACGACATCATCGGCGCCGCGGCCCACGGCGTTCCGGTCATCATGGTCGAGTGGGGCTACGGCTCCCCGGCCGAGTCGGTCGGCGCGATCGGCGTCGTGCACTCGGTCGACCAGCTCCGCACGGCCCTCCTCTAG
- a CDS encoding LacI family DNA-binding transcriptional regulator, whose protein sequence is MTGHSQGARRATLSHVAERAGVSRSTASLAFSGAGPVSPATKDRVLAAAAELGYGGPDPRARSLRQGRSGVVGIVFDEKLLHAFRDPVNVQTLDGIADGLGVDSNGLLLLTETGAVGEGIRSAAVDAAVLMGCSTVLDDVIAALGRRGIPLVSIEGGEREGVVDIGLDNVNASEELARHLHALGHRRVGSVLLGVDPDRVSRRVTLDELPVITAPVTADRLRGAARVFPGLTAFTAGFNLVENGAAAAGSLLDVPAGERPTAIMAQSDLLAVGVLRAAEERGLRVPDDLSVTGFDGVRIDGLTGHELTTMRQPAADKGRAAGEAVAALIAGEEAHSLQFACELRLGDTTGPVPA, encoded by the coding sequence ATGACCGGCCACTCGCAAGGCGCGCGCCGGGCGACCCTGTCGCACGTGGCGGAGCGCGCCGGCGTGTCCCGGTCGACGGCCTCGCTCGCCTTCAGCGGTGCCGGCCCGGTCTCTCCGGCGACGAAGGACCGGGTGCTCGCCGCGGCGGCCGAGCTCGGCTACGGCGGGCCCGATCCGCGGGCCCGGTCTCTCCGGCAGGGGCGGTCGGGGGTGGTGGGCATCGTGTTCGACGAGAAGCTGCTGCACGCGTTCCGCGACCCGGTCAACGTGCAGACGCTCGACGGCATCGCCGACGGCCTCGGCGTGGACAGCAACGGCCTGCTGCTGCTCACCGAGACGGGCGCGGTGGGGGAGGGCATCCGCTCGGCCGCGGTCGACGCCGCCGTTCTGATGGGCTGCAGCACCGTGCTCGACGACGTCATCGCCGCGCTGGGGCGGCGGGGCATCCCACTCGTCTCGATCGAGGGAGGGGAGCGGGAGGGCGTGGTCGACATCGGGCTCGACAACGTGAACGCCTCCGAGGAGCTCGCCCGGCACCTGCACGCGCTCGGGCACCGACGGGTGGGCAGCGTGCTGCTCGGGGTCGACCCCGACCGGGTCTCGCGGAGGGTGACCCTCGACGAGCTGCCGGTCATCACGGCGCCGGTGACGGCCGACCGGCTGCGCGGAGCGGCCCGGGTCTTCCCTGGGCTGACGGCTTTCACCGCGGGCTTCAACCTGGTCGAGAACGGCGCCGCGGCGGCCGGATCACTGCTAGATGTGCCCGCCGGCGAGCGGCCCACCGCGATCATGGCGCAGAGCGACCTGCTCGCCGTCGGCGTGCTGCGGGCGGCCGAGGAGCGCGGGCTCCGGGTGCCCGACGACCTCTCGGTCACCGGCTTCGACGGGGTGCGGATCGACGGCCTGACCGGCCACGAGCTCACCACGATGCGCCAGCCGGCGGCGGACAAGGGCCGGGCGGCAGGCGAGGCGGTGGCGGCGCTGATCGCCGGCGAGGAGGCCCACTCCCTCCAGTTCGCGTGCGAGCTGCGTCTCGGCGACACGACCGGCCCCGTCCCCGCCTGA
- a CDS encoding SLC13 family permease has protein sequence MVASLARRAPVVITLLLLAGAVVVVATGVLPWPDFTALVERVAPVLAFVIAITIVAELASDAGVFTALAERIAGWGRGRIWALWLLVIALAVVSTAFLSLDTTAVLVTPVVVVLALHVGVSPIPFALATVWLANTASLFLPVSNLTNLLAARFFEGGPVQFLGVVWAPALVGVVVSVVILSVVYRSRLVGRYLTPERTPIRDRGLLVYSAVVVVLLLPMLVSGLEVAWVAGVAAVLLLGAFLVRRREAIAVSLVPWQALGIAFGLFVLVEAAHAHGLEDLLASVSGSGDDPLSLLHLAAVAAVSANGINNLPAYLVLEPQAGSQLRLVALLIGVNLGPLVTPWASLATLLWHQRLTALGVTISWPRFMGLGLIAVVIIVPLATLALAFTA, from the coding sequence ATGGTCGCTTCCCTCGCCCGCCGCGCCCCCGTGGTCATCACGCTGCTCCTGCTCGCCGGGGCGGTCGTCGTGGTCGCCACCGGCGTGCTGCCGTGGCCCGACTTCACCGCTCTGGTCGAGCGCGTGGCCCCGGTGCTCGCCTTCGTCATCGCCATCACGATCGTCGCGGAGCTGGCCAGCGACGCCGGGGTGTTCACCGCGCTCGCCGAACGCATCGCCGGCTGGGGCCGGGGCCGCATCTGGGCGCTCTGGCTGCTCGTGATCGCGCTCGCCGTGGTCAGCACCGCCTTCCTCTCACTCGACACGACGGCCGTGCTGGTGACCCCCGTGGTCGTGGTGCTGGCGCTGCACGTGGGGGTCTCGCCGATCCCGTTCGCGCTCGCGACCGTGTGGCTGGCGAACACGGCCTCCCTCTTCCTCCCGGTCTCGAACCTGACGAACCTGCTGGCCGCGCGCTTCTTCGAGGGCGGGCCGGTGCAGTTCCTCGGCGTGGTCTGGGCTCCGGCCCTGGTCGGTGTGGTCGTGAGCGTGGTCATCCTCTCCGTGGTCTACCGCTCGCGGCTCGTCGGGCGGTACCTCACCCCCGAGCGCACGCCCATCCGGGATCGCGGCCTGCTCGTCTACTCGGCGGTCGTCGTCGTGCTGCTGCTGCCGATGCTCGTCTCGGGCCTCGAGGTCGCCTGGGTCGCCGGGGTCGCGGCCGTGCTGCTGCTCGGCGCGTTCCTGGTGCGCCGGCGCGAGGCGATCGCGGTGTCGCTCGTGCCCTGGCAGGCGCTCGGCATCGCCTTCGGGTTGTTCGTGCTGGTCGAGGCGGCGCACGCGCACGGTCTCGAGGACCTGCTCGCCTCCGTCAGCGGCTCGGGCGACGACCCGCTGAGCCTGCTGCACCTCGCGGCGGTGGCCGCGGTCAGCGCGAACGGCATCAACAACCTGCCCGCCTACCTCGTGCTCGAGCCGCAGGCCGGCAGCCAGCTGCGCCTGGTCGCCCTGCTGATCGGCGTCAACCTCGGGCCGCTCGTCACACCGTGGGCGTCGCTCGCGACCCTGCTCTGGCACCAGCGCCTCACGGCCCTCGGCGTCACCATCTCGTGGCCCCGCTTCATGGGTCTCGGCCTGATCGCGGTCGTGATCATCGTGCCGCTGGCCACCCTGGCGCTGGCCTTCACGGCCTGA
- a CDS encoding MATE family efflux transporter → MPSLDRDILRLAVPALGALVAEPLFLLTDTALVGHLGETELAGLGVASTLLQTAVGLLIFLAYATTPAVARRLGAGDRPGAVKAGIDGMWLALGIGVLLALVAWPLAAPLVGLFGSTAAVSAEATTYLTVSLIGLPGMLVVIAATGLLRGLQDTRTPLVVAVSGFAVNAALNALLIYGAGWGIAGSAAGTVLAQWGMAAVYVVMAVRAARASGLSLRPGLDGVSGAALAGGWLLLRTASLRTALVASVVVATSLGVTELAAFQIALTVFSTLAFILDALAIAGQALVGHSLGADEVDRVHAVTGRLIRWGIGSGVVLGVLVAAVAPFAGPVFSSSPEVQQAVTATLLTMAVGIPLAGFVFVLDGVLIGAGDARYLALAGLVTLVAYLPLLIVVDVVRPPGVAGLVWLWVAFGFGYIGARALTLGLRARGSRWIVTGAPA, encoded by the coding sequence ATGCCGAGCCTCGACCGCGACATCCTGCGCCTCGCGGTGCCCGCGCTCGGCGCGCTCGTGGCCGAGCCCCTGTTCCTGCTCACCGACACGGCCCTCGTGGGGCATCTCGGCGAGACCGAGCTCGCCGGCCTCGGCGTCGCGAGCACCCTGCTGCAGACCGCGGTGGGCCTGCTGATCTTCCTCGCCTACGCCACCACCCCCGCGGTCGCCCGGCGGCTCGGCGCGGGCGACCGGCCGGGCGCCGTGAAGGCCGGCATCGACGGCATGTGGCTCGCTCTCGGCATCGGCGTGCTGCTGGCGCTCGTGGCCTGGCCGCTCGCCGCCCCGCTGGTGGGGCTGTTCGGCTCGACCGCCGCGGTCTCGGCCGAGGCGACCACCTATCTGACGGTCTCGCTGATCGGCCTGCCCGGCATGCTCGTCGTGATCGCCGCCACCGGCCTGCTGCGCGGCCTGCAGGACACCCGCACCCCGCTCGTCGTCGCGGTCTCGGGCTTCGCCGTCAACGCCGCGCTGAACGCGCTGCTGATCTACGGCGCCGGCTGGGGCATCGCGGGGTCGGCCGCCGGCACCGTGTTGGCGCAGTGGGGGATGGCCGCCGTCTACGTCGTGATGGCGGTGCGGGCGGCCCGGGCATCCGGTCTGTCGCTTCGACCGGGCCTCGACGGGGTGTCGGGCGCCGCTCTCGCCGGGGGCTGGCTGCTGCTGCGCACGGCCAGCCTGCGCACGGCCCTCGTGGCGTCGGTGGTCGTGGCCACGTCGCTCGGGGTGACCGAGCTCGCGGCGTTCCAGATCGCGCTGACGGTGTTCTCGACGCTGGCGTTCATCCTCGACGCGCTGGCGATCGCCGGGCAGGCGCTGGTCGGGCACTCGCTCGGAGCCGACGAGGTCGACCGGGTGCACGCGGTCACAGGGCGCCTGATCCGGTGGGGCATCGGCTCGGGCGTGGTGCTCGGCGTGCTCGTCGCGGCGGTGGCGCCGTTCGCCGGGCCGGTGTTCAGCTCGTCGCCCGAGGTGCAGCAGGCCGTCACGGCGACGCTCCTGACGATGGCGGTCGGCATCCCGCTGGCCGGCTTCGTGTTCGTGCTCGACGGGGTGCTGATCGGGGCGGGGGATGCGCGCTACCTCGCCCTGGCCGGGCTCGTCACCCTCGTGGCCTACCTGCCGCTGCTGATCGTGGTCGACGTCGTGCGTCCGCCGGGCGTCGCGGGGCTGGTCTGGCTGTGGGTCGCGTTCGGCTTCGGCTACATCGGGGCGCGGGCGCTGACGCTCGGGCTCCGGGCGCGCGGATCGCGGTGGATCGTGACGGGGGCGCCGGCCTAG
- a CDS encoding MFS transporter gives MGAAAARDTASRATAGTAPARGGLVLLALILASGVANLNLSVANVALPSIGQAFDASQTALNLVAVGFSLGLAGSVLYLGALGDRYGRKRMLVLGLALSIPAALLAAYAPGIEVLFLARVFGGVAAGMAYPTTLALIAALWTGPKRIAAIALWSGLGGAISALGPLASGYLIGVFDWSAVFLMTIPLAAVTLVIVLLVVPAKVNEGTDPVDNPGGVLSIVLVAALVLAINFAAVPGAQLFALGLGAVAVVAGIGFVLRQRRAAHPLYDLRIAARRTFWVAAVGGIIVFGSLMGAMYVGQLFLQNVLQYSALEAGASILPAALLMVLAAPLSSRLVLRFGARVVFLLGFAFCLLGFLTMLLFWDVGISYLPVGVGYALIGIGVGLAGPPSSRSLTDSVPVERAGMASGTSDLQRDLGGSIMQSVLGAILTAGYAAAIAKSIADAPADVQGEVNSSVAAQLQKSFDGAVSIAKQYPEYADGIVAAARQSFLDGADWAYATGMLTMLVGAVLVFLFYPRREREHELFREYAGGAAAERGAEPAAEPAGEPPVGGNPEPRTGG, from the coding sequence ATGGGGGCAGCTGCGGCACGAGACACGGCGAGCCGAGCCACGGCCGGCACCGCGCCCGCGCGCGGCGGGCTCGTGCTGCTCGCGCTCATCCTCGCCTCGGGCGTCGCCAACCTCAACCTCTCGGTCGCCAACGTCGCCCTGCCCTCGATCGGGCAGGCCTTCGACGCCTCGCAGACCGCGCTGAACCTCGTGGCGGTGGGCTTCTCGCTCGGCCTCGCGGGCTCCGTGCTCTACCTCGGCGCCCTCGGCGACCGCTACGGGCGCAAGCGGATGCTCGTGCTCGGCCTCGCGCTGAGCATCCCCGCGGCGCTGCTCGCCGCCTACGCGCCCGGCATCGAGGTGCTCTTCCTGGCCCGGGTGTTCGGCGGGGTCGCGGCCGGCATGGCCTACCCGACCACCCTCGCGCTGATCGCCGCGCTCTGGACAGGGCCGAAGCGCATCGCCGCGATCGCCCTCTGGTCGGGCCTCGGCGGCGCCATCTCGGCGCTCGGCCCGCTGGCCTCGGGCTACCTGATCGGCGTCTTCGACTGGAGCGCGGTCTTCCTGATGACCATCCCGCTCGCGGCGGTGACGCTCGTGATCGTGCTGCTCGTGGTGCCCGCGAAGGTGAACGAGGGCACCGATCCCGTGGACAATCCGGGTGGCGTGCTGTCGATCGTGCTGGTCGCCGCGCTGGTGCTGGCGATCAACTTCGCCGCGGTGCCCGGGGCGCAGCTGTTCGCCCTCGGGCTCGGTGCCGTCGCGGTGGTGGCGGGCATCGGCTTCGTGCTGCGGCAGCGGCGGGCCGCGCATCCGCTCTACGACCTGCGCATCGCCGCCCGCCGCACCTTCTGGGTGGCGGCCGTCGGGGGCATCATCGTGTTCGGGTCGTTGATGGGCGCGATGTACGTGGGGCAGCTGTTCCTGCAGAACGTGCTGCAGTACTCGGCGCTCGAGGCGGGGGCGAGCATCCTGCCCGCGGCGCTGCTGATGGTGCTCGCGGCGCCGCTGTCGAGCCGGCTCGTGCTGCGGTTCGGGGCGCGGGTCGTGTTCCTGCTGGGCTTCGCGTTCTGCCTGCTCGGCTTCCTCACGATGCTGCTCTTCTGGGACGTCGGGATCAGCTACCTGCCCGTCGGCGTCGGCTACGCCCTGATCGGCATCGGCGTGGGGCTCGCCGGGCCGCCGTCGTCGCGCTCGCTCACCGACTCGGTGCCGGTCGAGCGCGCGGGCATGGCGTCGGGCACCTCCGACCTGCAGCGCGACCTCGGCGGGTCGATCATGCAGTCGGTGCTGGGGGCGATCCTCACGGCGGGGTACGCGGCGGCCATCGCGAAGTCGATAGCGGATGCTCCCGCCGACGTGCAGGGCGAGGTGAACTCGAGCGTGGCCGCCCAGTTGCAGAAGTCGTTCGACGGGGCGGTGTCGATCGCGAAGCAGTACCCCGAGTACGCCGACGGGATCGTGGCGGCCGCGCGGCAGTCGTTCCTCGACGGGGCCGATTGGGCCTACGCGACCGGGATGCTCACCATGCTGGTCGGGGCGGTGCTGGTGTTCCTCTTCTATCCGCGGCGCGAGCGCGAGCACGAGCTGTTCCGCGAGTACGCCGGCGGTGCAGCGGCCGAACGGGGCGCGGAGCCGGCCGCCGAGCCGGCCGGCGAGCCGCCCGTCGGCGGGAACCCGGAGCCGCGCACGGGAGGATAG